A single genomic interval of Corallococcus exiguus harbors:
- a CDS encoding molybdenum cofactor biosynthesis protein encodes MSVTVLYFAAARERAGLSRESLDVPPGARVSDVLALLASKHPPLAPLLPHLRVAVQQQFVGLDSPVAPDAELALIPPVAGGAPRLFSVVGRPLQLAEVVDAVASQGAGGLVTFSGAVRDQTKGRRVLRLEYEAYAPMAEAKLTEIGDEVARTWPGTRLAIMHRVGTLVPGELAVVIAAASAHRKEAFLGCEYAIERLKQDVPIWKKEYFEDGEVWVGLGP; translated from the coding sequence ATGTCCGTCACGGTGCTGTACTTCGCCGCGGCCCGCGAGCGCGCGGGCCTGTCCCGCGAGTCGTTGGACGTGCCTCCCGGGGCGCGCGTCTCGGACGTGCTCGCGTTGCTCGCCTCGAAGCACCCTCCGCTGGCGCCGCTCCTGCCGCACCTGCGCGTGGCGGTGCAGCAGCAGTTCGTGGGGCTGGACTCACCGGTGGCGCCGGACGCGGAGCTGGCGTTGATTCCGCCCGTGGCCGGTGGGGCGCCGCGCCTCTTCTCCGTGGTGGGCCGGCCGCTCCAGCTCGCGGAGGTCGTGGACGCGGTGGCCTCGCAAGGGGCGGGCGGGCTGGTGACGTTCTCCGGCGCCGTGCGCGACCAGACGAAGGGCCGGCGCGTGCTCCGGCTGGAGTACGAGGCCTACGCGCCCATGGCGGAGGCGAAGCTCACGGAGATTGGCGACGAGGTGGCGCGCACGTGGCCGGGGACGCGGCTGGCCATCATGCACCGCGTGGGCACCCTGGTGCCGGGCGAGCTGGCCGTCGTCATCGCCGCGGCGTCCGCGCACCGCAAGGAGGCCTTCCTGGGCTGTGAGTACGCCATCGAGCGGCTCAAGCAGGACGTGCCCATCTGGAAGAAGGAGTACTTCGAGGACGGCGAGGTCTGGGTGGGCCTGGGGCCCTGA
- a CDS encoding PKD domain-containing protein — protein sequence MASRPRAHPSPLPFLLLLAAVGLGASGCRGLRADLGPERTLEAGVPEAFGSTSPKAPSITWDFGDGTPPQTVPGVRHAWATAGRYTVRALDGDKELARVVLTVVPRPVLRAVPEDAQTVLWVPRLRGNVEGLVNFYGRLVGEGNMRQTLADTPLVPLLLRSLGPGPSEVDPEEGFGFFLLPDFDGVVALLGVTDSRAALAAVVRELRSAGHRVLPREDGSARVEPVDGGNAMLLFADRGYVYLAVPDSPDAPEPGETVKALAVAESPDVELVRRKVEALSGPGISENALLAELRGKVRDGSVFLFSAPPVPEAEKEDMPVRGFFGALAVQADQAELDGFLASSRPLLGGARGPASQLLGRAAVGPVAAAQLSVPPEELARLVFGSPESPRRQRTLERWRKQGLDAEPLLKALRGDVTMLVYFDAAAFFRSFIQDQRPAPKGTVVMEAGLASVPPVLQLIQKQLQDNGLVFQKEAQGGTTRFRTRLMEQPVSLTLTPERATLEAGEVLNGRELGDVGKTLRTRFGAEAFGPGHLSLMVDMGQLRADLAGVRSVPGVATAKLLMSQLFVTALLEKFTPFEYGFLDFSPVDGGGRLQGRVVLRER from the coding sequence ATGGCCTCCCGACCGCGCGCGCACCCGTCCCCGCTTCCGTTCCTCCTCCTCCTGGCCGCCGTGGGCCTGGGAGCCTCCGGCTGCCGGGGGCTGAGGGCGGACCTGGGACCGGAGCGCACGCTGGAGGCGGGAGTGCCGGAGGCCTTCGGCTCCACCTCCCCGAAGGCGCCCTCCATCACCTGGGACTTCGGGGACGGCACGCCGCCCCAGACGGTGCCGGGCGTCCGCCACGCGTGGGCCACCGCCGGCCGCTACACCGTGCGGGCGCTGGACGGGGACAAGGAGCTGGCCCGGGTGGTGCTCACCGTGGTGCCGCGCCCGGTGCTCCGCGCGGTGCCCGAGGACGCGCAGACCGTGCTGTGGGTGCCCCGTCTGCGCGGCAACGTGGAGGGGTTGGTGAACTTCTACGGGCGGCTGGTGGGCGAGGGCAACATGCGCCAGACGCTGGCGGACACGCCGCTCGTGCCGCTGCTGCTGCGCAGCCTGGGGCCCGGTCCCTCGGAGGTGGACCCCGAGGAGGGTTTCGGCTTCTTCCTCCTTCCGGACTTCGACGGCGTGGTGGCGCTCCTGGGCGTGACGGATTCGCGGGCGGCGCTCGCGGCCGTGGTGCGGGAGCTGCGGAGCGCCGGCCACCGGGTGCTGCCCCGTGAGGACGGCAGCGCGCGCGTGGAGCCGGTGGACGGTGGCAACGCCATGCTGCTCTTCGCGGACCGGGGCTACGTGTACCTCGCGGTGCCGGATTCGCCGGACGCGCCGGAGCCCGGGGAGACGGTGAAGGCGCTGGCGGTGGCGGAGTCTCCGGACGTGGAGCTCGTGCGCCGCAAGGTGGAGGCGCTGTCCGGGCCGGGCATCTCCGAGAACGCGCTCCTGGCGGAGCTGCGCGGCAAGGTGCGCGACGGCAGCGTGTTCCTCTTCTCCGCGCCGCCGGTGCCGGAAGCGGAGAAGGAGGACATGCCGGTGCGCGGCTTCTTCGGCGCGCTCGCGGTGCAGGCGGACCAGGCGGAGCTGGACGGCTTCTTGGCCTCGTCCCGGCCGCTGCTGGGCGGCGCGCGGGGGCCGGCGTCGCAGCTGCTGGGACGCGCGGCGGTGGGGCCGGTGGCGGCGGCGCAGCTTTCGGTGCCTCCGGAGGAGCTGGCGCGGCTGGTGTTCGGCTCGCCGGAGTCGCCCCGGCGGCAGCGGACTTTGGAGCGCTGGCGCAAGCAGGGGCTGGACGCGGAGCCGCTCCTCAAGGCGCTGCGCGGCGACGTGACGATGCTCGTCTACTTCGACGCGGCGGCCTTCTTCCGGAGCTTCATCCAGGACCAGCGCCCCGCGCCCAAGGGCACGGTGGTGATGGAGGCGGGCCTCGCGTCCGTGCCGCCGGTGCTCCAGCTCATCCAGAAGCAGCTGCAGGACAACGGGCTCGTCTTCCAGAAGGAGGCGCAGGGCGGCACCACGCGCTTCCGCACGCGGCTCATGGAGCAGCCGGTGTCGCTCACGCTCACCCCGGAGCGCGCCACGCTGGAGGCGGGCGAGGTGCTCAACGGCCGCGAGCTGGGGGACGTGGGCAAGACGCTGCGCACGCGCTTCGGCGCGGAGGCGTTCGGGCCGGGCCACCTGTCGCTGATGGTGGACATGGGGCAGCTGCGGGCGGACCTCGCCGGGGTGCGCTCGGTGCCGGGCGTCGCGACGGCGAAGCTCCTGATGAGCCAGCTCTTCGTGACGGCGCTCCTGGAGAAGTTCACCCCCTTCGAGTACGGGTTCCTCGACTTCTCCCCGGTGGACGGCGGCGGGCGGCTCCAGGGCCGCGTCGTGCTGCGCGAGCGCTAG
- a CDS encoding MXAN_2562 family outer membrane beta-barrel protein — translation MSSTAVGLGVAALLLAVPAVAQEVTIPTRSPRTGAVIFRAGGYKPRIDTEKALNGNTPYKDTFGDTSLLLVEGELQRFFYQGIGTAGLGLGLGYGEKYADAKLDDGSAAADKAALKVLPIQLNAFYKFDYAAFRWGIPLVPYAKLGLIYSPWWMTKGSATEEVEGSKGSGGKWGWGGTAGVSFLLDVLEPRFARDFDSDLGVNHSYLFAEYTHADVNNFGGKGLNLGSRRWMFGLALDY, via the coding sequence ATGAGCAGCACGGCTGTGGGCCTGGGAGTCGCGGCGCTTCTCTTGGCGGTACCGGCGGTGGCGCAGGAGGTGACCATCCCCACGCGCTCTCCGCGCACGGGCGCGGTCATCTTCCGCGCGGGCGGCTACAAGCCGCGCATCGACACCGAGAAGGCCCTGAACGGCAACACGCCGTACAAGGACACCTTCGGTGACACGTCGCTGCTGCTCGTCGAGGGGGAGCTCCAGCGCTTCTTCTACCAGGGCATCGGCACGGCGGGCCTGGGCCTGGGCCTGGGCTACGGGGAGAAGTACGCGGACGCCAAGCTGGATGACGGCTCGGCGGCGGCGGACAAGGCGGCGCTGAAGGTGCTGCCCATCCAGCTCAACGCCTTCTACAAGTTCGACTACGCGGCCTTCCGCTGGGGCATCCCGCTGGTGCCGTACGCCAAGCTGGGGCTCATCTACTCCCCCTGGTGGATGACCAAGGGCAGCGCCACGGAAGAGGTGGAGGGCAGCAAGGGCAGCGGCGGCAAGTGGGGCTGGGGCGGCACCGCCGGCGTGTCGTTCCTCCTGGACGTGCTGGAGCCGCGCTTCGCGCGCGACTTCGACTCGGACCTGGGCGTGAACCACTCGTACCTCTTCGCCGAGTACACGCATGCGGATGTGAACAACTTCGGCGGCAAGGGCCTGAACCTGGGCAGCCGGCGCTGGATGTTCGGTCTGGCGTTGGACTACTAA
- a CDS encoding MXAN_2561 family MXYO-CTERM-anchored protein yields the protein MRLPFIGLLLFASTAVAQTGPTVVFTSSSTATNNTVTVPKSECGQERRFSWQRSGSACEDSIYLYVTTGSCGTRPASTDLVLASLDSANTTTNGVVTFTVGEALAARGGGSDAGSVTTCDTQDTEISFKLCASARRLGGSLGFDCQETFSNVGSPPFVVKYDPQPPATPSIAKVIARDSALSVQVDGAEANSTVVVEAARVATAGSDDAGTDEDAGTDTDAGTDVDAGTEDGGQGLVGALALEGTTGPVTRVTKASGEGNVVVNGLTNGVTYRLQATIIDTAGNVSTGSTQVDATPVKSNGLFDAYVEDGGQERGGCAATGGGIAGGAVLAALGIWLSSRRKVS from the coding sequence ATGCGCCTTCCCTTCATTGGCCTCCTGCTCTTCGCGTCCACGGCCGTGGCCCAGACGGGGCCCACGGTGGTGTTCACGAGTTCGTCCACCGCCACGAACAACACCGTCACGGTGCCCAAGAGTGAATGTGGCCAGGAGCGCCGCTTCAGTTGGCAGCGCAGCGGGAGTGCCTGTGAGGACTCGATCTATCTCTACGTGACCACGGGGTCCTGCGGCACGCGGCCCGCGTCCACGGACCTGGTCCTGGCTTCGCTCGACTCGGCCAACACGACGACGAACGGCGTCGTGACCTTCACCGTGGGGGAGGCGCTCGCCGCGCGCGGCGGCGGCTCGGACGCGGGCTCCGTGACGACGTGCGACACCCAGGACACGGAGATCTCCTTCAAGCTGTGCGCGTCCGCGCGGCGGCTGGGCGGCAGCCTGGGGTTCGATTGCCAGGAGACCTTCTCCAACGTGGGCAGCCCCCCCTTCGTGGTGAAGTACGACCCGCAGCCGCCCGCCACGCCCTCCATCGCGAAGGTCATCGCCCGGGACTCGGCGCTGTCGGTTCAGGTGGATGGCGCGGAGGCGAACTCCACCGTCGTGGTGGAGGCGGCGAGGGTGGCCACGGCGGGCTCGGATGACGCCGGGACGGATGAGGATGCCGGTACGGACACCGATGCCGGGACGGACGTGGACGCGGGCACGGAGGACGGCGGGCAGGGGCTGGTGGGCGCGCTGGCGCTGGAGGGCACCACGGGGCCGGTGACGCGCGTCACCAAGGCGTCCGGCGAGGGCAACGTCGTCGTCAACGGCCTCACGAATGGCGTGACGTACCGGCTCCAGGCGACCATCATCGACACGGCGGGCAACGTGAGCACGGGGTCCACCCAGGTGGATGCGACGCCCGTGAAGAGCAATGGTTTGTTCGATGCCTATGTGGAAGATGGCGGTCAGGAGCGCGGCGGGTGTGCCGCGACCGGCGGCGGCATCGCGGGTGGCGCGGTGCTGGCCGCCCTGGGCATCTGGCTGTCGTCTCGGAGGAAGGTGTCATGA
- a CDS encoding aspartate-semialdehyde dehydrogenase, with protein sequence MRENLRIAVVGATGVVGREVLANLYARDVPMEQVRAFGSERSKGLEVEYGEDTLEVEHASAEAFRGIHVVLLATPAEASRTLAPAAQAAGAWVVDASSAFRSDGNVPLILPGFNTEALGPGFSFKGRVVSLPGIVTSATVHLVEPLRRAFGVVRAQVTALMGASSAGVRGISELEKQTADLLSGREPEPQVFPHRVGFNLVPQVGGFMVNSPWTEEEGGWTLEAARLFSALGETPVLAGTAVQVPTFHGHGLTVNVQLKKPGPVEQVRAALKTSPSLKVLDAPGERIYPMPMLVMSDPAVHVGRVRAFPQAPEWVTLFASVDNAGRAAAHLVDAGLKLAERPA encoded by the coding sequence ATGAGAGAGAACCTTCGGATTGCCGTGGTGGGCGCCACGGGCGTGGTGGGCCGCGAGGTGCTGGCCAATCTGTACGCTCGCGACGTGCCGATGGAGCAGGTGCGGGCCTTCGGCTCGGAGCGCTCCAAGGGCCTGGAGGTGGAGTACGGCGAGGACACGCTGGAGGTGGAGCACGCCTCGGCGGAGGCCTTCCGGGGCATCCACGTCGTGCTGCTGGCCACTCCCGCGGAGGCGTCCCGCACGCTGGCTCCGGCCGCGCAGGCCGCGGGCGCGTGGGTGGTGGACGCAAGCAGCGCCTTCCGGAGCGACGGCAACGTGCCGCTCATCCTCCCGGGCTTCAACACGGAGGCCCTGGGGCCGGGCTTCAGCTTCAAGGGCCGGGTGGTGAGCCTGCCGGGCATCGTCACCAGCGCCACCGTGCACCTGGTGGAGCCGCTGCGCCGCGCGTTCGGCGTGGTGCGCGCGCAGGTGACGGCGCTGATGGGCGCCTCCAGCGCGGGCGTGCGCGGCATCTCCGAACTGGAGAAGCAGACCGCGGACCTGCTGTCCGGCCGCGAGCCGGAGCCGCAGGTCTTCCCGCACCGCGTGGGCTTCAACCTGGTGCCCCAGGTGGGCGGCTTCATGGTGAACAGCCCGTGGACGGAAGAGGAGGGCGGCTGGACGCTGGAGGCCGCGCGCCTGTTCTCCGCCCTGGGCGAGACGCCCGTCCTGGCCGGCACCGCCGTGCAGGTGCCCACCTTCCACGGCCACGGCCTCACCGTGAACGTGCAGCTGAAGAAGCCGGGCCCCGTGGAGCAGGTGCGCGCCGCGCTGAAGACGTCTCCCTCGCTCAAGGTGCTGGATGCCCCCGGCGAGCGCATCTACCCCATGCCCATGCTGGTGATGAGCGACCCGGCCGTCCACGTGGGCCGCGTGCGCGCCTTCCCCCAGGCCCCGGAGTGGGTGACGCTCTTCGCGTCCGTGGACAACGCCGGCCGGGCCGCCGCCCACCTGGTGGACGCGGGCCTCAAGCTGGCGGAACGCCCCGCCTGA
- the tsaB gene encoding tRNA (adenosine(37)-N6)-threonylcarbamoyltransferase complex dimerization subunit type 1 TsaB: protein MSPVLLALDTSTLTLSLALVERQGDAVRAVEHVVVLPPEKQSEALPGVVGDLLQRHGLKLKDLEGLAVGLGPGSFTGLRIGLATVKALAYATGLKVAGASSLAAVALEGPEGVPLFCLAVARKDDLYLGAYRRVGFAVEALAPETAMSPEEVAQRMAAEPEAVALGPALADYRQALEKHGVAPHRLLSGPAFPSAVEVGRLARLPEAYSQEALFALEPHYVRASEPERNPKFPPLPGPAPTARLKED from the coding sequence ATGTCGCCTGTGTTGCTCGCGCTGGACACCTCCACGCTGACGCTGTCGCTTGCCCTGGTGGAACGCCAGGGGGACGCCGTGCGCGCCGTGGAGCACGTGGTGGTGCTTCCGCCGGAGAAGCAGAGCGAGGCGCTGCCCGGCGTCGTCGGGGACCTGCTCCAGCGCCATGGCCTGAAGCTGAAGGACCTGGAGGGGCTGGCGGTGGGCCTGGGGCCGGGGTCCTTCACGGGCCTGCGCATCGGCCTGGCCACGGTGAAGGCGCTGGCGTACGCCACGGGCCTCAAGGTGGCCGGCGCGTCATCGCTGGCGGCGGTGGCGCTGGAGGGACCGGAGGGCGTGCCGCTGTTCTGCCTCGCCGTGGCGCGCAAGGACGACCTCTATCTGGGCGCCTACCGCCGCGTGGGCTTCGCCGTGGAGGCGCTGGCGCCGGAGACGGCTATGTCACCGGAAGAGGTGGCCCAGCGCATGGCCGCCGAACCGGAGGCCGTGGCCCTGGGCCCCGCGCTCGCGGACTACCGCCAGGCGCTGGAGAAGCACGGCGTCGCGCCGCACCGGCTGCTGTCCGGCCCGGCCTTCCCGTCCGCGGTGGAGGTGGGGCGGCTGGCGAGGCTGCCGGAGGCGTACTCCCAGGAGGCGCTCTTCGCCCTGGAGCCGCACTACGTCCGCGCCTCCGAGCCGGAGCGCAACCCGAAGTTCCCGCCGCTGCCGGGCCCCGCGCCCACGGCGCGGCTGAAGGAAGACTGA
- a CDS encoding septal ring lytic transglycosylase RlpA family protein produces the protein MRGRTALLLLGMGFFAGCASRAAKPQPPETSSGEGGTKVTRREKMPRNYLGEGVASFYGPGLHGRSTASGEKFNQNALTAAHRTERFGSCVKVMNMENGRQVEVRVNDRGPFVDGRIIDVSKAAAKQLGMLDKGLARVRLYRCGSDRVSQVPVEFWAVPA, from the coding sequence ATGCGAGGACGTACCGCGCTCCTGCTGCTGGGGATGGGATTCTTCGCTGGCTGCGCGTCGCGCGCGGCGAAGCCCCAGCCGCCGGAGACCTCTTCCGGTGAAGGGGGAACGAAGGTGACGCGCCGGGAGAAGATGCCCCGCAACTACCTGGGGGAGGGCGTCGCGTCCTTCTACGGTCCCGGCCTCCACGGCCGGTCCACCGCCAGCGGGGAGAAGTTCAACCAGAACGCCCTCACCGCCGCGCACCGCACGGAGCGCTTCGGGTCGTGCGTGAAGGTGATGAACATGGAGAACGGCCGCCAGGTGGAGGTGCGCGTCAACGACCGCGGCCCCTTCGTGGACGGCCGCATCATCGACGTGTCGAAGGCCGCGGCGAAGCAGCTGGGCATGCTGGACAAGGGCCTGGCGCGCGTGCGGCTGTACCGGTGCGGCAGCGACCGCGTGTCGCAGGTGCCGGTGGAGTTCTGGGCCGTTCCGGCCTGA
- the rseP gene encoding RIP metalloprotease RseP translates to MLLNLGYFILLLGVLVTVHELGHFLVAKACGVKVLKFSIGFGPKIIGFTKGETEYQVALLPLGGFVKMAGDLPHEELPPEEAARGFLAQPPWKRGLIVLAGPAFNLLFPILVYFFVFLGPQETLSTRVGMVSPDMAAAAAGVRPGDRILSVEGEPVRTFDDMRDAFVGKFNRPVPITLERDGQQQVVEVTPEKSSEVSPVDTIERGMIGVSPYPQPPVVGVPATSPAATAGLKSFDRVLSVNGVHVQDEAALYREVAKVPEGTPMELSVARLAPVDVGAVTGRLPEVVKVSLPRQPGEGAAALGAEAVDLYVASVATGSVAEGAGIVPGDRIVAINGTPLKSFNKLATVLNGLQAQPFTLTWRGAQGERTEKLAQAPLKTRDDYGQTSAPLVFGVRPWSYSSADLPPVEKVTIDLGPAAAFKEAALIVPKIVGQMVQVLGGLFVGKVSPSTIGGPIMMYQLAAKSAEQGLDSFLNLMAIISINLGVMNLLPIPVLDGFHLLSAAWEGIRRRPIPVRVREVANMVGLALLILLMLLAVTNDVTR, encoded by the coding sequence ATGCTCCTGAACCTCGGGTACTTCATCCTCCTGCTGGGCGTGCTCGTCACGGTGCATGAGCTTGGCCACTTCCTCGTGGCCAAGGCCTGCGGAGTGAAGGTCCTCAAGTTCTCCATCGGGTTCGGACCGAAGATCATCGGCTTCACCAAGGGGGAGACGGAGTACCAGGTGGCGCTGCTGCCCCTGGGCGGATTCGTGAAGATGGCCGGAGACCTTCCGCACGAAGAGCTCCCGCCGGAAGAGGCCGCGCGCGGCTTCCTGGCGCAGCCGCCCTGGAAGCGCGGGCTGATTGTGCTCGCGGGTCCGGCCTTCAACCTGCTGTTCCCCATCCTGGTCTACTTCTTCGTCTTCCTTGGGCCCCAGGAGACGCTGTCCACGCGCGTGGGCATGGTGTCGCCGGACATGGCCGCCGCCGCCGCGGGCGTCCGCCCCGGAGACCGCATCCTGTCCGTGGAGGGCGAGCCGGTCCGCACCTTCGACGACATGCGCGACGCGTTCGTCGGCAAGTTCAACCGCCCCGTCCCCATCACCCTGGAGCGCGACGGGCAGCAGCAGGTGGTGGAGGTGACGCCGGAGAAGAGCTCGGAGGTGTCCCCGGTGGACACCATCGAGCGCGGGATGATTGGCGTGAGCCCCTACCCGCAGCCGCCGGTGGTGGGCGTGCCGGCGACGTCCCCCGCGGCCACCGCGGGCCTGAAGAGCTTTGACCGCGTGCTGTCCGTCAACGGCGTGCACGTGCAGGACGAGGCCGCCCTCTACCGGGAGGTGGCCAAGGTGCCGGAAGGCACCCCCATGGAGCTGAGCGTGGCGCGCCTGGCCCCCGTGGACGTGGGCGCCGTCACCGGCCGGCTGCCGGAAGTGGTGAAGGTGTCCCTGCCGCGTCAGCCCGGCGAGGGCGCGGCGGCGCTGGGCGCGGAGGCGGTGGACCTCTACGTGGCGAGCGTGGCCACCGGCAGCGTGGCGGAAGGCGCGGGCATCGTTCCGGGCGACCGCATTGTCGCCATCAACGGCACGCCGCTGAAGTCCTTCAACAAGCTGGCGACGGTGCTCAACGGCCTGCAGGCCCAGCCCTTCACGCTCACCTGGCGCGGTGCCCAGGGTGAGCGCACGGAGAAGCTTGCGCAGGCGCCGCTCAAGACCCGCGACGACTACGGCCAGACGAGCGCCCCGCTGGTGTTCGGCGTGCGCCCGTGGAGCTACAGCAGCGCGGACCTGCCGCCGGTGGAGAAGGTGACCATCGACCTGGGCCCGGCCGCCGCCTTCAAGGAAGCCGCGCTCATCGTCCCCAAGATTGTCGGGCAGATGGTGCAGGTGCTGGGCGGGCTGTTCGTGGGCAAGGTGTCGCCCAGCACGATTGGCGGCCCCATCATGATGTACCAGCTGGCCGCCAAGAGCGCCGAGCAGGGCCTGGACAGCTTCCTCAACCTGATGGCCATCATCTCCATCAACCTGGGCGTGATGAACCTGCTGCCCATCCCGGTGCTGGACGGCTTCCACCTGCTGTCCGCCGCGTGGGAGGGCATCCGCCGCCGCCCCATCCCCGTGCGCGTGCGCGAGGTGGCGAACATGGTGGGCCTGGCGCTGCTCATCCTGCTCATGCTGCTGGCCGTGACCAACGACGTGACCCGCTAG
- a CDS encoding phosphatidate cytidylyltransferase, whose amino-acid sequence MNEKNKNLLIRVVTGVTLLPLVLLLLFLGGYSSAILLGAAAAVCAGEYYLITQKRLGAAAWVGMAFAFVMPLLPLRDAARTGEAAFWLTSVFFFFAWIYNLFRGVLAEAPTRAAHLVTGFLYGSIGLTALSALRLLPEGHAWVICALTITWANDTLAYFAGRFLGKHKLYPAVSPNKTWEGFFGGMVGSVLGMFVAKLGFFPIFTVWDCVVLGILGGLLGPVGDLCESMLKRAYGVKDSGKLIPGHGGVLDRIDALIFNAPLVFVYVQFVRHLLP is encoded by the coding sequence CTGGGCGGGTACTCCAGCGCCATCCTCCTGGGTGCCGCCGCGGCCGTGTGCGCCGGCGAGTACTACCTCATCACGCAGAAGCGCCTGGGCGCCGCCGCCTGGGTGGGCATGGCCTTCGCCTTCGTGATGCCGCTCTTGCCGCTGCGAGACGCCGCGCGCACGGGCGAGGCCGCCTTCTGGCTGACGTCCGTCTTCTTCTTCTTCGCGTGGATCTACAACCTGTTCCGGGGCGTGCTCGCGGAGGCCCCCACCCGGGCCGCGCACCTCGTCACGGGCTTCCTCTACGGCTCCATTGGCCTCACCGCGCTGTCCGCGCTGCGCCTGCTGCCGGAAGGGCACGCGTGGGTCATCTGCGCGCTCACCATCACCTGGGCCAACGACACGCTGGCGTACTTCGCCGGCCGCTTCCTGGGGAAGCACAAGCTCTACCCCGCGGTGAGCCCGAACAAGACGTGGGAGGGCTTCTTCGGCGGCATGGTCGGCTCCGTGCTGGGCATGTTCGTCGCCAAGCTCGGCTTCTTCCCCATCTTCACCGTGTGGGACTGTGTGGTGCTGGGCATCCTGGGTGGCCTGTTGGGCCCCGTGGGTGACCTGTGCGAGTCCATGCTCAAGCGCGCGTACGGCGTGAAGGACTCCGGAAAGCTCATTCCCGGACACGGCGGCGTGCTGGATCGCATCGACGCGCTCATCTTCAATGCGCCGCTGGTGTTCGTCTATGTGCAGTTCGTGAGGCACCTGCTGCCGTAA